Proteins from a genomic interval of Polaribacter sejongensis:
- a CDS encoding lycopene cyclase family protein has protein sequence MNYYDYIIVGGGASGLMMAYRMSKDSFFDDKSILIVDEVKKQVNDKTWCYWEEQDGEWNDILTTSWKNIVFKSAIYNKVESIAPYQYKMIRSKDFYLKIWNQIALKTNISFLEESVININQLSSEAEVITENKVLKTLTVLNSILSDDYKKQSKYPVLRQHFVGFFIQTEEDSFDDSAATFMDFTVAQKGNTRFMYILPYSKKEALFEYTLFSKDLLAYNIYKTEIEKYLQSKNIINYKIIETEQGLIPMTCYKFWNKNSKNIIHIGTAGGWSKASTGFTFNNINKKTILLTNHLKQNKPLPKFHKINKFWFYDLLLLDILSEKNHIGSFLFSNLFKRSSPKKILKFLDEETSVFEDLQVILKMPPKHFIIALFKRIL, from the coding sequence TTGAATTATTACGACTACATAATTGTTGGAGGAGGAGCATCTGGACTAATGATGGCTTATAGGATGTCTAAAGATTCTTTTTTTGATGACAAATCTATATTGATTGTAGACGAAGTAAAAAAGCAAGTTAACGATAAAACTTGGTGTTATTGGGAAGAACAAGATGGAGAATGGAATGATATTTTAACTACTTCTTGGAAAAATATTGTGTTTAAGAGTGCTATTTATAACAAGGTAGAAAGTATTGCTCCTTATCAATATAAAATGATTCGTAGTAAAGATTTTTATCTAAAAATATGGAATCAAATAGCATTAAAAACAAATATTTCCTTTCTTGAAGAAAGTGTTATTAATATTAATCAACTATCCTCCGAGGCAGAAGTAATTACAGAAAATAAGGTTTTAAAAACACTAACTGTACTTAATAGTATTTTGAGTGATGATTATAAAAAACAGTCTAAATATCCTGTTTTAAGACAACATTTTGTTGGTTTTTTTATACAAACAGAAGAAGATTCTTTTGATGATAGTGCAGCAACTTTTATGGATTTTACGGTTGCACAAAAAGGAAATACACGTTTTATGTATATACTTCCTTACAGTAAAAAAGAAGCATTGTTTGAGTACACCTTGTTTTCTAAAGATTTATTAGCTTATAATATTTATAAAACTGAAATAGAAAAATATCTACAAAGTAAAAATATTATCAATTATAAAATTATTGAAACAGAGCAAGGTTTAATACCAATGACCTGTTATAAATTTTGGAATAAAAACTCTAAAAACATTATTCATATTGGTACTGCAGGTGGTTGGTCTAAAGCAAGTACAGGTTTTACTTTTAATAATATCAATAAAAAAACAATCCTTTTAACCAATCATTTAAAACAAAATAAACCATTACCAAAATTTCATAAAATAAATAAATTCTGGTTTTATGATTTATTGTTATTAGATATTTTAAGTGAAAAAAACCATATAGGATCTTTTCTTTTCTCAAATTTATTTAAACGTTCTTCACCTAAAAAAATATTAAAATTTTTAGATGAAGAAACTTCTGTTTTTGAAGATTTACAAGTGATACTTAAAATGCCTCCAAAACATTTTATCATAGCACTTTTTAAAAGAATTTTATAA
- a CDS encoding sterol desaturase family protein — protein MIFVLITLGVFLFMECVTWVTHKFVMHGFGWYLHADHHQPKYQGVFEKNDAYFIVFAIPSILLFYFGTYTEYTFLFFIGLGILFYGIAYFLVHDVLIHQRFKWFKHTNNRYLRGLRKAHKMHHKHLGKEEGECFGMLFVPFKYFKKPKL, from the coding sequence ATGATCTTTGTTCTAATTACTTTGGGTGTTTTTCTTTTTATGGAATGCGTTACATGGGTTACTCATAAATTTGTGATGCATGGTTTTGGTTGGTATTTACACGCAGATCATCATCAGCCAAAATACCAAGGTGTATTCGAAAAAAACGATGCTTATTTTATTGTTTTTGCCATACCTAGTATTTTACTTTTTTACTTTGGTACGTATACAGAATATACGTTCTTGTTTTTTATTGGACTCGGAATTCTGTTTTACGGAATAGCCTACTTTTTAGTACACGATGTTTTAATTCACCAACGTTTTAAATGGTTTAAACATACTAATAATCGTTATTTAAGAGGTTTGAGAAAAGCGCATAAAATGCATCATAAGCATTTAGGAAAAGAAGAAGGAGAATGTTTTGGAATGTTATTTGTACCTTTTAAATATTTTAAAAAACCAAAACTTTAA
- a CDS encoding phytoene/squalene synthase family protein has protein sequence MKELFDSVSSECSKLVTKKYSTSFSLAVNMLSPKIRTDIYNIYGFVRFADEIVDSFHDYNKELLMEHFERDYYLAKELGISLNPILNSFQQTVLKYKIPDEMVQAFLKSMKADLFKTEYQTKEEYDAYIYGSADVVGLMCLKVFVDGDDKRFNELKDAAMRLGSAFQKVNFLRDLKDDFEVLNRSYFPNINLGELDASSKQLIIDEIEADFEFAYQNGILKLPVEAKFGVYMAYRYYKRLLKKLKDVPSEKIMDTRIRISNPMKINLLARSYVKYKLNII, from the coding sequence ATGAAAGAACTATTTGATAGCGTTTCTAGTGAATGCAGTAAGTTGGTTACAAAAAAATACAGCACTTCTTTTTCTTTGGCTGTAAATATGTTGTCTCCAAAAATTAGAACAGATATTTATAATATTTATGGTTTTGTACGTTTTGCAGATGAAATTGTAGATTCTTTTCATGATTATAATAAGGAACTTTTAATGGAACATTTTGAAAGAGATTATTATCTAGCAAAAGAGCTTGGTATTAGTCTAAATCCCATTTTAAATTCTTTTCAGCAAACGGTTCTTAAATATAAAATACCAGATGAAATGGTGCAAGCCTTTTTAAAAAGTATGAAAGCAGATTTGTTTAAAACAGAATATCAAACTAAAGAAGAATATGATGCGTATATTTATGGTTCTGCAGATGTAGTTGGGTTAATGTGCTTAAAGGTTTTTGTTGATGGTGATGATAAAAGATTTAATGAGTTAAAGGATGCTGCAATGCGTTTGGGGTCTGCTTTTCAAAAAGTAAATTTTTTACGTGATTTAAAAGATGATTTTGAAGTGTTGAATCGTTCTTATTTTCCTAATATAAATTTAGGGGAATTAGATGCATCTTCTAAACAGTTAATTATTGATGAAATAGAAGCAGATTTTGAATTTGCATACCAAAACGGAATTCTTAAATTACCAGTTGAAGCTAAGTTTGGTGTTTATATGGCATATCGATATTATAAAAGACTGCTTAAGAAGTTAAAAGATGTTCCGTCAGAAAAAATTATGGATACTAGAATTCGTATATCGAATCCGATGAAAATAAATTTGTTAGCTAGAAGTTACGTAAAATATAAATTAAACATTATTTAA
- a CDS encoding phytoene desaturase family protein produces the protein MKKKIYIIGSGFSALSASCYLAKAGYEVIILEKNDTLGGRARQYKKDGFTFDIGPSWYWMPDVFERFFADFDKKPSDYYTLDKLNPGYEVYFGENSSVKIASELKEIYQLFEDEEKGSAKHLKTFLDSAKSNYDTAIKDLVYQPGVSPLELVNTTTIARVSQFFSTIRKQVRKDIKSEKLIKILEFPVLFLGAKPNNTPAFYNFMNYADFGLGTWHPRGGMYTVIEGMVSLAKSLGVTFKTNANVEKIITDTSKNVTGLLVNGKEIKTDLVLSGADYHHTETLLDKNVRQYSERYWEKKTFAPSSLLFYVGFDKKIENVSHHTLFFDTDFDAHAKEIYDDPQWPTDPLFYANFTSITDKTSAPEGKEAGFFLIPLAPGIEDTEELREEYFHKIMDRFEALTNQEVKKYVLFKKSFCVDDFKSEYNSYKGNAYGMANTLLQTAFLRPKIKSSKIKNLYFTGQLTVPGPGVPPALISGKIASELIFKNQL, from the coding sequence ATGAAGAAGAAAATTTATATAATAGGATCGGGTTTTTCTGCTTTATCAGCTTCTTGTTATTTAGCAAAAGCAGGTTATGAAGTTATTATTTTAGAGAAAAACGATACTTTAGGAGGAAGAGCAAGACAGTATAAAAAAGATGGTTTTACTTTTGATATTGGGCCATCTTGGTATTGGATGCCAGATGTGTTTGAGCGTTTTTTTGCTGATTTTGATAAAAAACCATCTGATTATTATACGCTGGATAAATTAAATCCTGGTTACGAAGTTTATTTCGGAGAAAATTCATCCGTTAAAATAGCCAGCGAATTAAAAGAAATTTATCAACTTTTTGAAGATGAAGAAAAAGGAAGTGCTAAGCATTTAAAAACTTTTTTAGATTCAGCAAAATCTAATTATGATACTGCCATAAAAGATTTGGTATATCAACCAGGAGTTTCTCCTTTAGAATTGGTAAATACAACAACTATTGCAAGAGTTTCTCAGTTTTTTTCAACCATAAGAAAACAAGTTAGAAAAGATATAAAAAGTGAAAAATTAATTAAGATATTAGAATTTCCTGTTTTGTTTTTAGGAGCAAAGCCTAATAATACACCTGCATTTTATAATTTTATGAATTATGCAGATTTCGGATTAGGAACTTGGCACCCAAGAGGAGGGATGTATACCGTTATAGAAGGTATGGTTTCTTTGGCTAAAAGTTTAGGAGTAACGTTTAAAACGAATGCCAATGTTGAAAAAATTATAACTGATACTTCTAAAAATGTAACGGGTTTATTGGTAAATGGAAAAGAAATTAAAACGGATTTAGTTTTAAGTGGAGCAGATTATCATCATACTGAAACTTTGTTAGATAAAAATGTGAGACAGTATTCTGAGCGTTATTGGGAGAAAAAAACCTTTGCTCCATCTTCTTTATTGTTTTATGTTGGTTTTGATAAAAAAATTGAAAATGTTAGTCATCATACGCTGTTTTTTGATACCGATTTTGATGCTCACGCAAAAGAGATTTATGATGATCCGCAATGGCCAACAGATCCTCTCTTTTATGCAAATTTCACTTCTATTACAGATAAAACTTCTGCACCAGAAGGTAAAGAAGCTGGTTTTTTCTTAATTCCTTTAGCTCCCGGAATAGAAGATACAGAAGAACTAAGAGAAGAATATTTCCATAAAATTATGGATAGATTTGAGGCATTAACAAATCAAGAAGTAAAAAAATATGTGTTGTTTAAAAAGTCTTTTTGTGTAGATGATTTTAAAAGTGAATACAACTCTTACAAGGGAAATGCATACGGAATGGCAAATACACTTTTACAAACTGCTTTTTTAAGACCAAAAATAAAAAGTAGTAAAATAAAAAATTTGTATTTTACAGGGCAGTTAACTGTTCCAGGTCCTGGAGTTCCACCAGCTTTAATATCTGGAAAAATTGCATCAGAATTAATCTTTAAAAATCAACTATAA
- a CDS encoding MerR family transcriptional regulator, with translation MNNIKLDFTIKDLENISGIKAHTIRIWEKRYNLLEPKRSETNIRFYSNEDLQKLLNIVLLNNNDIKISKISKMSDEELILQTRALAFETSLNDESINALKLSMFQFDKRLFNNVYEKLLEEKTFQEIFQEVFIPFLNDVGLLWQTDTLKPAHEHFISNLIVQKILINTEKLQFDISESSKTYVLFLPENEIHEIGLLYLNYELVLRGAHTIYLGQSLPLNNLDYFLESDNEICFITSLTIKPYDDKIEDYFKEIDVMIRNSGKTFVAIGQKVNQVKHLDLSPQIHLHNTITDLLKVI, from the coding sequence TTGAACAATATTAAATTGGATTTTACCATTAAAGACCTTGAAAATATTTCAGGAATAAAAGCACATACAATCCGTATATGGGAAAAGAGGTACAATCTTTTAGAGCCAAAAAGAAGCGAAACAAATATTCGTTTTTATTCAAATGAAGATTTACAGAAACTTCTAAATATTGTTTTATTAAATAATAATGATATTAAGATTTCTAAGATTTCAAAAATGTCTGATGAAGAGTTAATTTTGCAAACTAGAGCATTAGCTTTTGAAACATCTTTAAATGACGAATCTATTAATGCTCTAAAACTATCGATGTTTCAGTTTGATAAACGCTTGTTTAACAATGTTTATGAAAAGCTTTTAGAAGAAAAAACTTTTCAAGAAATTTTTCAAGAAGTCTTTATTCCTTTTTTAAATGATGTAGGTTTATTGTGGCAAACGGATACTTTAAAACCAGCTCATGAACATTTTATTTCTAATTTAATTGTTCAGAAAATTCTTATAAATACAGAAAAACTACAGTTCGATATTTCTGAATCAAGTAAAACGTATGTGTTGTTTTTGCCAGAAAATGAAATTCATGAAATTGGACTTTTATATTTAAATTACGAACTTGTTTTAAGAGGAGCTCATACCATTTACTTAGGGCAAAGTTTGCCTTTAAACAATTTGGATTATTTTTTAGAAAGTGATAATGAAATTTGTTTTATTACTTCTTTAACTATTAAACCATATGATGATAAAATAGAAGATTATTTTAAAGAAATAGATGTTATGATACGTAATTCAGGTAAAACATTTGTAGCTATTGGTCAGAAAGTAAATCAGGTTAAACACCTAGATTTAAGTCCACAAATTCACCTACATAACACTATAACTGATTTGTTAAAGGTGATATAA
- a CDS encoding RNA polymerase sigma factor, with amino-acid sequence MQKDLEKNFLLDFEENQNIAHKICRIYTTNQSAHNDLFQEITIQLWKNYPKFRGDSKFSTWMYRVALNTAISLYRKSTRRVKTQDISDFAYKIKATDYDDTEEVQLKALYQAIHQLNDIDKALIFLYLEDKPYKEISETLGISSVNARVKMNRAKEKLKNILKP; translated from the coding sequence GTGCAAAAAGATTTAGAGAAAAATTTTTTATTGGACTTTGAAGAAAATCAAAATATTGCTCATAAAATTTGTAGAATTTACACTACAAACCAAAGTGCTCATAATGATTTATTTCAAGAGATAACCATTCAGCTTTGGAAAAACTACCCAAAGTTTAGAGGAGATTCAAAATTTAGCACTTGGATGTATAGAGTAGCTTTAAATACAGCAATTTCGTTGTATAGAAAATCTACAAGAAGAGTTAAAACACAAGATATTAGTGATTTTGCTTATAAAATAAAAGCGACGGATTATGATGATACAGAAGAGGTACAATTAAAAGCACTGTACCAAGCGATTCATCAATTGAATGATATTGACAAGGCGTTGATATTTTTATATCTTGAAGACAAACCTTACAAAGAAATTTCTGAAACATTGGGGATTTCATCTGTAAATGCAAGAGTAAAAATGAATAGAGCAAAAGAGAAATTAAAAAACATTTTAAAGCCATAA